GCACTTGTCAATACGATTCCATTAACAATTATAAGCTTTATTTGCGGTATAATTTTAGCCGTGCTGACTGCATTGGCCCGAATTTCTCATGTGAAAGTTTTGCAAATAATCGCTAGAGTTTATGTTTCTGCGATTCGAGGAACACCATTACTGGTGCAATTATTTATCATTTTTTATGGACTTCCTAATCTCGGTGTTACCCTCGATCCATTTATCTCAGCGGTTATTGGATTTTCACTTAGTGTGGGGGCGTATGCATCAGAAATTATTCGGGCTGCCATACTTTCCATCCCGAAAGGCCAATGGGAAGCAGGGTATTCCATTGGGATGACCTATACACAAGCATTGCGGAGAATTATTCTGCCACAAGCAGCTAAAGTATCCATTCCCCCATTATCGAATACCTTTATCAGCCTTGTAAAAGATACGTCACTAGCTTCACTGGTGCTCGTAACGGAAATGTTCCGCCGTGCACAGGAAATCGCTTCAACCAATTATGAGTTTCTATTGGTTTATTCCGAAGCAGCCCTCCTTTATTGGGTCATTTGCTTTTTTCTAT
The window above is part of the Bacillus sp. SORGH_AS_0510 genome. Proteins encoded here:
- a CDS encoding amino acid ABC transporter permease — translated: MYLNSIFTDPERAQKLFDIAKSSLQPMLEGALVNTIPLTIISFICGIILAVLTALARISHVKVLQIIARVYVSAIRGTPLLVQLFIIFYGLPNLGVTLDPFISAVIGFSLSVGAYASEIIRAAILSIPKGQWEAGYSIGMTYTQALRRIILPQAAKVSIPPLSNTFISLVKDTSLASLVLVTEMFRRAQEIASTNYEFLLVYSEAALLYWVICFFLSVIQGFMEKRLDRYGA